A part of Odontesthes bonariensis isolate fOdoBon6 chromosome 23, fOdoBon6.hap1, whole genome shotgun sequence genomic DNA contains:
- the mettl9 gene encoding protein-L-histidine N-pros-methyltransferase isoform X1, with translation MCHLQLRTLIFVAWVLGYVAFLLSVRRMWTTKYVRSPLVRSLFLDMVHESEAVAAETQEWYRCCPDLLGESLQPLFVQSHLDSDTKAFLKRSAEKSGWLFTQLYHSLVSTVLGPLVSRTSINGFLGRGSMFVFSAEQFQTLLRIGPDWRAERLLDLGAGDGGVTEVMGVHFRQVYATEISAPMQWHLQRKNYKVLGIDDWQHTGFQYNVISCLNLLDRCDDPLHLLLDIKRSLVPQTGRLVLAAVLPFQPYVEVGGKWERPKEHLKIAGKMWEEQVTNLSNEVFRRAGFEVEAVTRLPYLCEGDMYNDYYVLDEAVFVLKASDDSEESAQ, from the exons ATGTGTCATCTACAGCTGCGGACATTGATTTTTGTAGCGTGGGTTCTGGGATACGTCGCCTTTCTGCTCTCCGTCAGGAGGATGTGGACGACGAAGTACGTTCGCAGTCCGCTCGTCCGCTCTCTTTTTCTGGATATGGTGCACGAGAGCGAAGCGGTCGCAGCCGAGACCCAAGAG TGGTACCGGTGCTGCCCTGACCTGCTCGGAGAATCCCTCCAACCCCTGTTTGTTCAGAGCCATCTGGACTCGGACACCAAGGCTTTTCTCAAGCGCAGTGCAGAAAAGTCCGGCTGGCTGTTCACCCAGCTTTATCATTCTCTTGTATCAACCGTCCTCGGCCCTCTGGTGTCACGCACCTCCATTAATGG GTTTCTGGGCCGGGGATCAATGTTCGTGTTCTCCGCCGAACAGTTCCAGACACTGCTCCGGATTGGCCCGGACTGGAGGGCGGAGAGACTCCTGGACCTCGGAGCCGGGGATGGGGGTGTCACAGAGGTGATGGGAGTCCATTTCAGACAGGTGTATGCAACTGAAATATCAGCTCCCATGCAATGGCACCTCCAAAGGAAGAATTACAA GGTGCTGGGTATAGATGACTGGCAGCATACTGGTTTCCAGTATAACGTGATCAGCTGTTTGAACCTCCTGGACCGCTGCGATGATCCTCTGCATCTTCTGCTGGATATCAAGAGATCCTTAGTTCCTCAGACAGGAAGACTTGTCCTGGCTGCCGTGCTTCCCTTCCAGCCTTATGTGGAAGTCG GAGGGAAATGGGAGCGTCCGAAAGAACACCTAAAGATCGCAGGAAAGATGTGGGAGGAGCAAGTAACCAACCTATCCAATGAGGTTTTCAGACGTGCAGGGTTTGAGGTGGAGGCTGTGACCCGATTGCCATACCTCTGTGAAGGAGACATGTATAACGATTACTACGTGCTGGATGAAGCGGTTTTTGTACTCAAGGCCTCAGACGACAGTGAGGAGTCTGCTCAGTGA
- the mettl9 gene encoding protein-L-histidine N-pros-methyltransferase isoform X2 has protein sequence MWTTKYVRSPLVRSLFLDMVHESEAVAAETQEWYRCCPDLLGESLQPLFVQSHLDSDTKAFLKRSAEKSGWLFTQLYHSLVSTVLGPLVSRTSINGFLGRGSMFVFSAEQFQTLLRIGPDWRAERLLDLGAGDGGVTEVMGVHFRQVYATEISAPMQWHLQRKNYKVLGIDDWQHTGFQYNVISCLNLLDRCDDPLHLLLDIKRSLVPQTGRLVLAAVLPFQPYVEVGGKWERPKEHLKIAGKMWEEQVTNLSNEVFRRAGFEVEAVTRLPYLCEGDMYNDYYVLDEAVFVLKASDDSEESAQ, from the exons ATGTGGACGACGAAGTACGTTCGCAGTCCGCTCGTCCGCTCTCTTTTTCTGGATATGGTGCACGAGAGCGAAGCGGTCGCAGCCGAGACCCAAGAG TGGTACCGGTGCTGCCCTGACCTGCTCGGAGAATCCCTCCAACCCCTGTTTGTTCAGAGCCATCTGGACTCGGACACCAAGGCTTTTCTCAAGCGCAGTGCAGAAAAGTCCGGCTGGCTGTTCACCCAGCTTTATCATTCTCTTGTATCAACCGTCCTCGGCCCTCTGGTGTCACGCACCTCCATTAATGG GTTTCTGGGCCGGGGATCAATGTTCGTGTTCTCCGCCGAACAGTTCCAGACACTGCTCCGGATTGGCCCGGACTGGAGGGCGGAGAGACTCCTGGACCTCGGAGCCGGGGATGGGGGTGTCACAGAGGTGATGGGAGTCCATTTCAGACAGGTGTATGCAACTGAAATATCAGCTCCCATGCAATGGCACCTCCAAAGGAAGAATTACAA GGTGCTGGGTATAGATGACTGGCAGCATACTGGTTTCCAGTATAACGTGATCAGCTGTTTGAACCTCCTGGACCGCTGCGATGATCCTCTGCATCTTCTGCTGGATATCAAGAGATCCTTAGTTCCTCAGACAGGAAGACTTGTCCTGGCTGCCGTGCTTCCCTTCCAGCCTTATGTGGAAGTCG GAGGGAAATGGGAGCGTCCGAAAGAACACCTAAAGATCGCAGGAAAGATGTGGGAGGAGCAAGTAACCAACCTATCCAATGAGGTTTTCAGACGTGCAGGGTTTGAGGTGGAGGCTGTGACCCGATTGCCATACCTCTGTGAAGGAGACATGTATAACGATTACTACGTGCTGGATGAAGCGGTTTTTGTACTCAAGGCCTCAGACGACAGTGAGGAGTCTGCTCAGTGA
- the kdelr2b gene encoding ER lumen protein-retaining receptor 2b gives MNVFRLTGDLSHLAAIIILLLKIWKTRSCAGISGKSQVLFSLVFTTRYLDLLTSFISLYNTTMKVIYIGCAYATVYLIYMKFKATYDGNHDTFRVEFLVVPVGGLAFLVNHDFSPLEILWTFSIYLESVAILPQLFMISKTGEAETITTHYLFFLGLYRALYLFNWIWRFYFEGFFDMIAIVAGVVQTILYCDFFYLYVTKVLKGKKLSLPA, from the exons ATGAACGTTTTCAGGCTAACCGGCGATCTGTCCCACCTAGCAGCCATCATCATTCTGCTGCTAAAAATATGGAAAACCAGGTCCTGTGCCG GCATTTCTGGAAAGAGTCAGGTCCTGTTTTCCTTGGTGTTCACCACTCGCTACCTGGACCTGCTCACATCCTTCATCTCCCTCTACAACACCACAATGAAG gtCATCTACATCGGATGTGCATACGCCACCGTGTACCTGATCTACATGAAGTTCAAAGCGACATACGATGGAAACCATGACACATTCAGAGTGGAGTTCCTGGTCGTTCCAGTCGGCGGACTGGCTTTCCTGGTCAACCACGACTTCTCTCCTCTGGAG ATCCTGTGGACGTTTTCCATCTACTTGGAGTCGGTGGCTATTCTCCCCCAGCTCTTCATGATCAGCAAAACGGGTGAAGCTGAGACCATCACCACCCACTATCTGTTCTTCCTGGGACTCTACAGAGCACTCTACCTCTTCAACTGGATATGGAGGTTCTACTTTGAGGGATTCTTTGACATGATCGCCATTGTGGCCGGAGTGGTGCAGACCATCCTCTATTGCGACTTTTTCTATTTGTATGTAACAAAAG TACTCAAAGGAAAAAAGCTGAGTCTGCCAGCTTAA